Proteins found in one Triticum aestivum cultivar Chinese Spring chromosome 4D, IWGSC CS RefSeq v2.1, whole genome shotgun sequence genomic segment:
- the LOC123097200 gene encoding uncharacterized protein, producing MERRLRQRDSSDLDLPDDVLADVLRHLPPRCLAVSRCVSKAWRRAIDQRRLLRPDLLPLSLAGIFMNFGCHTFSEFFSRPSSSCKKINAKLDFLPPIEHDPYEEEDYTVFEHCNGLLLTSECVVNPATRRWDPLPPLMPFTDPMGMSRVFGRYLAFDPTLSPHYQVFRVPYLPPRPCQPGDRGYRGPEDYVDPLVDKSEWPPSTFILNVFSSKSCRWEERSFARQGNAAGIVAELRLRLQHGWHYGAVYWRRALYVHSQNNFFLRISLTDDTYRVIKPPTAMDIRVHSCLGKSKKGVYIASFIKDVFRVWVLNESYGQTKWVLKGEYDLKRVQAFDNDVHGPWVLEDINYDSFRSQLPKANKKARVEEFEWSSENDDDDDDDADDKSEIIGENNYETFRSQLPEVNKKAMVQGRLERMRDNEAVDGNEEERHRACDVLGFHPYKEILFLSSFKEREWKATVHAYHLNSSRVECLGNMCPTQYQQIEEQEQQELGVREFFPYTPCWTGDYPRNK from the exons ATGGAACGCCGCCTGCGACAGCGAGATTCCAGTGACCTGGACCTACCCGACGATGTGCTCGCCGACGTGCTCCGCCATCTCCCGCCGCGCTGCCTCGCCGTGTCGCGCTGCGTCAGCAAGGCCTGGCGCCGCGCCATCGACCAGCGCCGCCTCCTGCGCCCGGACCTGCTCCCGCTCTCGCTCGCCGGCATCTTCATGAACTTCGGCTGCCACACATTCTCAGAGTTCTTCTCCCGTCCCTCCTCCTCTTGCAAGAAGATCAACGCCAAGCTTGACTTCTTGCCTCCCATCGAGCACGATCCCTATGAGGAGGAGGACTATACCGTCTTCGAGCACTGTAACGGTCTCCTCTTGACCAGCGAGTGCGTGGTCAACCCTGCTACGCGACGCTGGGATCCTTTGCCTCCGCTCATGCCCTTCACCGACCCCATGGGGATGAGCCGTGTTTTCGGTCGGTATCTAGCTTTCGATCCCACCTTGTCGCCTCACTACCAGGTGTTCAGGGTCCCTTATCTGCCCCCGAGGCCTTGTCAGCCCGGAGACCGAGGCTACCGAGGTCCTGAGGATTATGTAGACCCTCTGGTCGACAAATCTGAATGGCCGCCGTCTACATTCATCTTGAATGTCTTCTCGTCAAAGTCGTGTCGTTGGGAGGAGAGGTCTTTTGCTAGACAAGGTAATGCTGCAGGGATTGTTGCTGAGCTGCGACTGCGACTGCAACATGGGTGGCACTATGGTGCCGTCTATTGGCGACGAGCACTTTACGTGCACAGTCAAAATAATTTTTTCTTGAG GATATCCTTGACAGACGATACGTACCGTGTGATCAAACCACCGACGGCTATGGATATCAGGGTGCACTCTTGTCTAGGAAAATCCAAAAAAGGGGTGTACATTGCATCATTCATTAAGGATGTCTTTCGAGTTTGGGTCCTAAATGAATCGTATGGTCAGACGAAGTGGGTGTTGAAGGGCGAATATGATCTTAAGCGTGTGCAAGCGTTTGATaatgatgtccatggtccctgggTCTTAGAAGACATCAACTATGATTCATTTCGTTCTCAGCTTCCAAAAGCCAACAAGAAAGCAAGAGTTGAAGAGTTTGAGTGGAGCTCagagaatgatgatgatgatgacgatgatgctgATGACAAGAGTGAGATTATCGGAGAAAACAACTATGAAACATTTCGTTCACAACTTCCGGAAGTCAACAAGAAAGCAATGGTTCAAGGGAGACTTGAGCGGATGCGCGATAACGAGGCTGTTGACGGCAACGAAGAGGAGCGCCACCGTGCATGTGACGTGCTCGGATTTCACCCCTACAAAGAGATTCTCTTCTTGAGCTCCTTCAAGGAAAGAGAATGGAAGGCTACAGTGCATGCATATCATTTAAATAGCTCAAGGGTCGAATGCTTAGGGAACATGTGCCCAACACAATACCAGCAAATCGAAGAGCAAGAACAGCAGGAACTGGGAGTACGTGAATTTTTTCCATACACGCCATGTTGGACCGGTGACTATCCTAGAAACAAATAA